From Xenopus tropicalis strain Nigerian chromosome 3, UCB_Xtro_10.0, whole genome shotgun sequence, the proteins below share one genomic window:
- the LOC105946883 gene encoding protocadherin gamma-B2 encodes MKTQKKFKGCKWQVTFLFLFSWLCHSVSGQLHYSIAEELGKDTVIANIVNDLGLDIKEVISRKFSIVSRVSEKYFSVNLENGNLYVKDRIDRERLCRTAPSCFLTFDAVAENPLNIFSVKIEIQDINDNPPVFFPEILTLEVVELTPPGTHLVLQNAEDPDIGINAVQSYRLSDNQYFRLNENINIDGSTILELVLEKHLDRETLNFHELILTASDGGNPVRTGTALIRIIVTDSNDNLPVFTQQVYKVSISESAPINSTVIIVTATDKDEGTNAQITYSISKISENFYTSIFNINPITGEITTKGNFNFEATEHYEMSVQAKDGGGLVAQSKVLIEIIDENDNAPEISIRSLSTPIPEDSAPGTLIALIEVHDQDSGENGEVDCQIIGPSPFQLLSSSSRYYKIVNTGSLDRELVPWYNITILATDRGSPQLSSIKYIKLDISDVNDNPPMFVKSTFVAYLPENNLPGASIYNIHASDPDAGDNAKIIYSISNINTEDFPVSPYFSINIETGVLYAQRSFDYEQHKEFQMKISAKDNGSPTLSSNVTLIIHIIDQNDNLPKILYPSTESGGSPIYEMVPFTSEQGSLITKVIAVDADSGHNSWLSYHFIQMSEPSPFSISQHTGEIRTSRIFQEKDNLKHKVVIMVKDNGDPSLSATVTLSIYVGDHFQKVVPKLNNQFNDGEPSSIMQNIYLVIALALISLLFIITVGLVIISKCKESKPPPEFPTLNTNLYSQFDPRMLSNYNNGTLSLPYSYNVCVALDSSESDFSFLKPNQNVPVENLIDADDSGLGNKSSKETLSAVEVSYSNRGMMK; translated from the coding sequence ATGAAAACCCAAAAGAAATTCAAGGGATGCAAATGGCAAgtaacatttttattcttattctcaTGGCTTTGTCATTCAGTCTCTGGGCAGCTTCATTATTCTATTGCTGAAGAACTGGGAAAAGATACTGTTATTGCAAATATTGTGAATGATCTTGGATTGGATATTAAAGAGGTTATTTCTAGGAAATTTAGTATTGTTTCCCGTgtttcagaaaaatatttttctgtaaatttAGAAAATGGAAACCTCTATGTAAAGGacaggatagacagagagagactgtGTCGGACAGCACCTTCCTGCTTCCTAACCTTTGATGCAGTTGCTGAAAAtccattaaatattttcagtGTCAAAATTGAAATTCAGGATATAAATGATAATCCTCCAGTTTTTTTTCCTGAGATTTTGACATTAGAAGTGGTTGAACTAACACCACCAGGAACTCATTTGGTTTTACAAAATGCAGAAGATCCAGATATTGGCATTAATGCTGTTCAGTCATACAGACTCAGTGACAATCAGTATTTCAGGCTGAATGAAAATATCAACATAGATGGGAGCACAATCCTGGAACTTGTATTAGAGAAACATCTAGATCGGGAAACTCTAAACTTTCATGAATTGATCTTAACAGCATCTGATGGGGGAAACCCAGTGAGAACTGGCACTGCTTTAATTAGGATCATTGTTACTGATTCCAATGATAATTTACCTGTGTTCACTCAACAAGTGTATAAAGTCAGCATAAGTGAGAGTGCACCTATTAACTCCACAGTGATTATTGTCACTGCAACTGACAAAGATGAAGGCACAAATGCACAGATCACATATTCCATCAGCAAAATATCAGAAAACTTTTATACCAGTATTTTCAATATAAATCCTATAACTGGAGAAATTACAACAAAAGGAAATTTTAATTTTGAAGCCACAGAACATTATGAAATGTCAGTACAAGCGAAAGATGGAGGTGGCTTGGTAGCACAGTCCAAAGTTTTAATAGAAATTATAGATGAAAATGACAATGCCCCTGAGATATCCATTAGATCACTATCTACCCCTATTCCTGAGGACTCGGCTCCTGGCACTTTGATAGCACTGATTGAGGTTCATGATCAAGACTCTGGAGAAAATGGAGAAGTTGACTGTCAGATAATTGGCCCATCACCCTTTCAGTTACTTTCATCCTCCAGCAGATACTACAAAATTGTAAATACAGGTTCTTTGGACAGAGAGCTGGTACCATGGTACAATATCACAATTCTTGCTACAGACAGAGGATCTCCTCAACTTTCTAGTATAAAATACATCAAGCTGGATATATCAGATGTTAATGATAATCCCCCAATGTTTGTTAAATCTACATTTGTTGCCTATTTGCCAGAAAACAATCTTCCAGGAGCTTCAATATACAACATACATGCATCAGATCCTGATGCTGGAGATAATGCTAAAATCATTTATTCAATTTCCAACATAAATACAGAGGATTTTCCTGTGTCTCcttatttctcaataaatatagAGACTGGAGTTCTTTATGCTCAGCGATCATTTGATTATGAGCAGCACAAGGAGTTTCAAATGAAAATAAGTGCTAAAGACAATGGATCTCCTACATTGAGTAGCAATGTCACCTTGATTATCCACATAATAGATCAGAATGATAATTTGCCAAAAATCTTGTATCCATCAACAGAAAGTGGTGGTTCTCCTATTTATGAGATGGTCCCTTTTACCTCAGAGCAAGGTTCATTAATAACAAAGGTTATTGCAGTGGATGCAGACTCTGGACATAACTCTTGGCTTTCTTACCATTTCATACAAATGTCAGAACCCTCCCCCTTCAGCATTAGCCAGCATACGGGTGAAATCCGTACATCACGCATATTTCaggaaaaagataatttaaagcaTAAGGTGGTCATAATGGTAAAAGACAATGGGGACCCTTCTCTCTCAGCAACAGTTACATTAAGCATTTATGTGGGTGATCATTTTCAGAAAGTTGTTCCAAAACTCAATAACCAATTTAATGATGGAGAGCCTTCATCAATTATGCAAAACATATACTTAGTAATTGCACTGGCTCTAATTTCCTTGTTATTTATCATAACTGTTGGGCTGGTaataatttcaaaatgtaaaGAGTCAAAACCACCACCGGAATTTCCAACTTTAAACACAAATCTGTATTCCCAGTTTGACCCAAGGATGCTTTCCAATTACAACAATGGGACTTTGAGTCTTCCCTACTCCTACAATGTTTGTGTAGCTCTGGATTCCTCTGAAAGTGATTTCAGTTTCTTAAAGCCCAATCAGAATGTCCCTGTAGAGAATCTTATTGATGCTGATGATTCAGGACTTGGAAATAAAAGTTCAAAAGAGACTTTGTCAGCAGTGGAGGTGAGTTATTCTAATAGGGGAATGatgaaataa
- the LOC101734529 gene encoding protocadherin gamma-B5 translates to MMEIHQTQTYKGFRWQVTFFFLFSWLCHSASGQLHYSIAEELKQDSVIANIVNDLGLDVKEVKSRRLRIVSRVSEKFFSVNLGNGDLYVKDRIDRETLCRAAPTCFLTFDAVVENPLNIYSVKIDIKDINDNSPIFFHDTITLEINELTPPRTHLVLQNAEDPDIGSNAVQSYRLSDNQYFTLNENISIDGSKILELVLDKPLDRETLNFHELILTATDGGNPKRTGTALLRIIVTDYNDNVPVFTQQVYKISISESAPINSTVTVVTATDKDDGTNGHITYSFSRTAENAFHTQMFNINPANGEIKTKGHLNFEVTKHYEMSVQAKDGGGLLAQSKVLIEIKDENDNAPEISIASLSTPIPEDSAPGTLIALIEVHDQDSGENGEAECHILGSSPFQLVTSTSRYYKLVTTSALDRELVPWYNITILATDRGSPQLSCIKYIKLDISDVNDNPPVFVKSTFAAYLPENNLPGASIYSVYASDPDAGDNSKIIYSISNINTEDFPVSPYFSINIETGVLYAQRSFDYEQHKEFQINIMAKDNGSPPLSSNATLIIHIIDQNDNAPKILYPSTESGGSPFFEMVPFASVQGSLITKVIAVDADSGHNSWLSYHFIQMSEPSPFSISQHTGEIRTSRMFQEKDILKHKVVIMVKDNGEPSLSATVTLSLVVGDHFQHVVPQINNEFNDGEPSSNMQNIYLVIALALISLLFIIAVMLVIISKCKESKPPPEFPTLNTNLYSQFDPRMLSNYNNGTLGLPYAYNVCVALDSSESDFSLLKPNQNVPVENLIDADDSGLGNESSKETLSPVEVKQITFWTFFDGLQL, encoded by the exons ATGATGGAAATCCACCAAACACAGACCTACAAGGGATTCAGATGGCaagtaacatttttctttttattctcatGGCTTTGTCATTCAGCTTCTGGGCAGCTGCATTATTCTATTGCTGAAGAACTGAAACAAGATTCAGTTATAGCAAATATTGTAAATGATCTGGGATTAGATGTTAAAGAGGTAAAATCTCGAAGGCTGCGTATTGTTTCCCGTGTTTCAGAgaagtttttttctgtaaatttagGGAATGGTGACCTGTATGTTAAAGACAGGATAGACAGAGAGACATTGTGTCGGGCAGCACCTACCTGCTTCCTAACCTTTGATGCAGTTGTTGAAAATCCTTTGAATATTTACAGTGTCAAAATTGATATTAAGGATATAAATGACAATTCTCCAATATTTTTTCATGACACCATCACTTTAGAAATTAATGAACTAACACCACCTAGAACTCATTTGGTATTACAAAATGCAGAAGATCCAGATATTGGCAGTAATGCTGTTCAGTCATACAGACTCAGTGACAATCAGTATTTTACACTGAATGAAAATATCAGCATCGATGGAAGCAAAATCCTGGAACTTGTATTAGATAAACCTTTAGATCGTGAAACTCTAAATTTTCATGAATTAATCTTAACAGCAACTGATGGGGGGAACCCAAAAAGAACTGGAACTGCTTTACTTAGGATTATTGTTACTGATTACAATGATAATGTACCTGTGTTTACTCAACAAGTGTATAAAATCAGTATAAGTGAAAGTGCACCAATTAACTCTACAGTGACTGTTGTTACTGCAACTGACAAAGATGATGGTACAAATGGGCACATTACATATTCTTTTAGCAGAACAGCTGAAAATGCCTTTCATACACAAATGTTTAACATTAATCCTGCTAATGGAGAAATTAAAACTAAAGGTCATTTAAATTTTGAAGTTACAAAACATTACGAAATGTCAGTACAAGCTAAAGATGGAGGTGGCTTGTTGGCACAGTCCAAAGTTTTAATTGAAATTAAAGATGAAAACGATAATGCACCTGAGATATCTATTGCCTCATTGTCTACCCCTATTCCCGAGGACTCGGCTCCTGGCACTTTGATAGCTCTGATTGAGGTTCATGATCAAGACTCTGGAGAAAATGGAGAAGCTGAATGTCATATACTTGGTTCATCACCCTTTCAGTTAGTTACATCCACTAGCAGATACTACAAACTTGTAACTACAAGTGCCTTGGACAGAGAGCTGGTACCATGGTACAATATCACAATTCTTGCTACAGACAGAGGATCTCCTCAACTTTCTTGTATAAAATACATCAAGCTGGATATATCAGATGTCAACGATAATCCCCCAGTGTTTGTAAAATCTACTTTTGCTGCCTATTTGCCTGAGAACAATCTACCAGGAGCTTCAATTTATAGTGTTTATGCATCAGACCCTGATGCTGGAGataattctaaaataatttattCAATTTCCAACATAAATACAGAGGATTTTCCTGTGTCTCCATATTTTTCAATTAATATAGAGACTGGAGTTCTTTATGCTCAGCGATCATTTGATTATGAGCAGCACAAGGAGTTTCAAATTAACATAATGGCTAAAGACAATGGATCTCCTCCTTTGAGTAGCAATGCAACATTGATTATCCACATAATAGATCAGAATGATAATGCACCAAAGATCTTGTATCCATCAACAGAAAGTGGTGGTTCTCCTTTTTTTGAGATGGTCCCTTTTGCCTCAGTACAAGGTTCTTTAATAACAAAGGTTATAGCAGTGGATGCAGACTCCGGACATAACTCTTGGCTTTCTTACCACTTCATTCAAATGTCAGAACCCTCCCCCTTCAGCATTAGCCAGCATACGGGTGAAATCCGGACATCACGCATGTTTCAAGAGAAAGATATTTTGAAACATAAGGTTGTCATCATGGTAAAAGACAATGGGGAACCTTCTCTCTCAGCAACAGTTACATTAAGCCTTGTTGTGGGTGATCATTTTCAGCACGTGGTTCCCCAAATCAATAATGAATTTAATGATGGAGAGCCTTCATCAAATATGCAAAACATATACTTAGTAATTGCTCTGGCTCTAATTTCCTTGTTATTTATAATAGCTGTCATGTTGGTGATTATATCAAAATGTAAAGAGTCAAAACCACCACCAGAATTTCCAACATTAAACACAAATCTGTATTCCCAATTTGACCCAAGGATGCTTTCCAATTACAACAATGGGACTTTGGGTCTTCCCTATGCCTacaatgtttgtgttgctctggATTCCTCTGAAAGTGACTTCAGTTTGCTAAAGCCCAATCAGAATGTCCCTGTAGAGAATCTTATCGATGCAGATGATTCGGGACTTGGAAATGAAAGTTCAAAAGAAACTCTGTCACCAGTAGAG gtaAAACAGATCACATTCTGGACTTTCTTTGATGGACTTCAGCTGTGA